A section of the Candidatus Omnitrophota bacterium genome encodes:
- a CDS encoding stress response translation initiation inhibitor YciH has translation MKTGDSRLVYSTQVGAVCPDCGKPKNSCICRQLKRKAVPQASGNVRIRYETAGRKGKGMTLITGLPLSQEALLDLAKKLKQQLGTGGAVKDYVIELQGDHCKKVSLSLRKLGYSI, from the coding sequence ATGAAAACTGGTGATTCTCGTTTAGTCTATTCAACTCAAGTTGGCGCAGTATGTCCTGACTGCGGCAAGCCGAAGAATAGTTGTATTTGCCGGCAATTAAAAAGAAAAGCTGTGCCGCAAGCAAGTGGTAATGTGCGCATACGCTATGAGACTGCAGGCCGTAAAGGAAAGGGGATGACTTTGATTACAGGTTTACCTTTAAGCCAAGAGGCTCTTTTAGATTTGGCTAAAAAATTAAAGCAGCAGCTTGGTACGGGTGGAGCAGTAAAAGATTATGTGATTGAATTGCAGGGTGACCATTGTAAGAAAGTTAGCCTATCTTTGCGTAAGCTGGGGTATTCGATTTAG
- a CDS encoding lysophospholipid acyltransferase family protein: MKQAIQSVLIWAVGIFLIVLLFFVMLLLSIILYPFDRKRKIVHAQCFWWTDAVTALNPYWDVKVSGLENIDHSKTYVAVSNHQSLADIVLMYKTKMQFKWVAKESLFKIPILGWNMMLAKHIQLKRGDFSSIRKVYRQAGDWLHQGVSVLFFPEGTRSDNHEMGEFQNGAFKLAIKEQVPILPILIEGTKNAIPKGDWKFTTKISCVIKVLPPIETSGLLMRDFGRLRDLTKAQLS, translated from the coding sequence ATGAAACAAGCAATTCAGTCGGTTTTAATATGGGCTGTTGGGATTTTTTTGATTGTGCTATTATTTTTTGTTATGTTGCTTCTTTCCATAATCCTTTATCCATTCGATAGGAAGCGTAAGATTGTGCACGCGCAGTGTTTCTGGTGGACAGATGCCGTAACAGCCTTAAATCCTTATTGGGATGTAAAAGTAAGCGGCCTTGAGAACATAGACCATAGTAAGACGTATGTTGCCGTGTCTAATCATCAGAGTTTGGCTGATATTGTATTAATGTATAAAACAAAGATGCAGTTTAAGTGGGTGGCAAAAGAAAGCCTTTTTAAGATCCCTATCTTAGGGTGGAATATGATGCTTGCCAAGCATATACAGCTTAAGCGCGGGGATTTCTCAAGCATAAGAAAAGTTTATAGACAGGCTGGCGATTGGTTGCATCAAGGCGTATCAGTCCTGTTTTTTCCTGAAGGAACCAGAAGTGATAACCACGAAATGGGAGAGTTCCAGAATGGGGCGTTTAAACTTGCTATCAAAGAGCAGGTACCAATCTTGCCAATCTTAATTGAAGGGACCAAGAATGCTATCCCGAAAGGTGATTGGAAATTCACAACAAAGATTTCCTGTGTTATAAAAGTCCTTCCACCGATAGAAACCTCGGGTTTGCTTATGCGTGATTTTGGGCGTTTGCGCGATTTAACAAAAGCACAGCTGTCTTAA
- a CDS encoding YkgJ family cysteine cluster protein has protein sequence MKKIDCVKCKKQHACCDFGAWVDLEEAKKIATLGLKGIFYHLENDDSFPSGFKVGTSYEDNRCSFLTKDGLCSIHKVDYKLKPRYCKEFPYEHGKLSPLAEALCHLAKPKRKTKKRK, from the coding sequence ATGAAAAAAATTGATTGTGTTAAATGCAAAAAACAACATGCCTGTTGTGATTTTGGAGCTTGGGTTGATTTGGAAGAAGCAAAGAAAATTGCAACTCTTGGGTTAAAAGGGATTTTTTATCATCTTGAAAATGACGATAGTTTCCCTTCCGGATTTAAAGTAGGAACGAGCTATGAGGATAACAGGTGTTCTTTCCTCACCAAGGACGGTTTATGTTCTATCCATAAAGTTGATTATAAATTAAAGCCAAGGTATTGTAAGGAATTCCCTTATGAACACGGAAAGTTATCCCCGTTAGCAGAGGCATTGTGCCATCTAGCCAAACCAAAAAGAAAGACTAAGAAAAGAAAATAG
- a CDS encoding response regulator — MGGKILIVDDELDFIKLLTIRLEHAGYGVEFAVNGKEAVGAYVKSLNDEEPISLILLDIVLPDINGIEVLTIIRKEEQSRGIKNEEGVPIFMLTGYDRPWMDPSELIGTDDYIVKPINAEELLKKIENRLNEKELK; from the coding sequence ATGGGGGGAAAAATACTAATTGTTGATGACGAGTTAGATTTTATTAAATTGCTGACTATCAGGCTTGAGCATGCAGGTTATGGGGTTGAATTTGCAGTTAACGGAAAAGAGGCAGTTGGGGCATATGTCAAATCTTTGAATGACGAAGAACCGATTTCTCTTATTCTTTTGGATATTGTGCTTCCGGATATAAACGGGATAGAAGTTTTAACGATAATTAGGAAAGAAGAGCAATCTAGGGGGATAAAAAATGAGGAAGGTGTGCCTATTTTTATGCTTACCGGTTATGACAGGCCGTGGATGGACCCTTCTGAACTTATAGGAACAGATGACTATATAGTAAAACCTATCAACGCCGAAGAATTGCTTAAAAAGATAGAAAATCGTTTGAATGAAAAGGAACTAAAATAA
- a CDS encoding secondary thiamine-phosphate synthase enzyme YjbQ, whose protein sequence is MKSFTEYLWFNTKQRQEFINVTAQVEEAVKKSGVKEGLCLVNAMHITASVFINDDESGLHDDFSQWLERLAPYGKDKYRHNLSGEDNGDAHLKRTILGREVVVAITNSKLDFGPWEQIFYAEFDGRRKKRVLIKIIGE, encoded by the coding sequence CAGAGGCAGGAGTTTATAAATGTAACGGCTCAGGTTGAAGAGGCAGTTAAGAAGAGCGGGGTCAAAGAAGGACTTTGTTTGGTAAACGCAATGCATATAACCGCTTCAGTATTTATTAATGATGATGAATCAGGATTGCATGATGATTTTAGCCAGTGGCTTGAAAGGCTCGCACCATACGGTAAAGATAAGTATAGACATAATCTTAGCGGTGAAGATAATGGGGATGCGCATTTAAAAAGAACGATTTTAGGCAGAGAAGTTGTAGTTGCGATTACTAATAGTAAGCTTGATTTCGGCCCCTGGGAGCAGATATTTTACGCTGAATTTGACGGCAGGCGCAAGAAGAGGGTTTTAATAAAGATTATCGGTGAGTAA
- a CDS encoding omptin family outer membrane protease has translation MLLRVKLFVLMVLCVPLLASAADADISAVETKEQSSAGPFKSFTQTFKSNGGYLDLGMRFGYIYGQNSYDMNHHVSELEFPFRTYMGGGKINIGYKDLSINAEAWSSLFDDPSAGWHTKDKDWDSAGNLESDTKSYSDMNAIIWDLSMRYNLLKFSFGKKSSAEECKRSENIKLGFLMGYRFERFGYKDYGLYQTNGSDSSYGDGELVSEYKVKYNLPYFGLAMDVGNEKMGVQMNAKYGFKPHAKDYDNHYLRKLNFYADYKKKPNVFMANFVLFYKFLKNWEANLGADAALIRMDGRTWENSSSNWDLDQSIDTKQFIYWMGVGYKF, from the coding sequence ATGTTACTTAGAGTAAAATTGTTTGTGTTAATGGTCTTATGTGTTCCTTTATTGGCTTCTGCAGCAGATGCCGATATTAGTGCTGTTGAAACAAAAGAACAGTCTTCAGCCGGGCCTTTTAAAAGCTTTACTCAGACATTCAAATCAAATGGAGGGTATTTAGATTTGGGGATGCGTTTTGGGTATATCTATGGGCAGAATTCATACGATATGAATCACCATGTTAGCGAACTCGAGTTTCCTTTTAGGACATACATGGGGGGCGGAAAAATTAATATAGGTTATAAAGATTTATCAATCAATGCTGAGGCTTGGTCATCTTTGTTTGATGATCCAAGTGCCGGATGGCATACTAAAGATAAAGATTGGGATTCTGCAGGGAACTTGGAATCTGATACTAAATCGTATTCGGATATGAATGCAATTATCTGGGATTTAAGTATGCGTTATAATCTTCTTAAATTTTCTTTTGGTAAGAAGAGTTCCGCAGAGGAATGTAAAAGATCCGAAAATATAAAATTAGGGTTCTTGATGGGGTATCGTTTTGAAAGGTTCGGTTATAAAGACTATGGCTTGTATCAGACAAATGGTTCTGACAGTAGTTATGGAGATGGTGAGTTGGTTTCTGAATATAAAGTAAAATATAATTTGCCTTATTTTGGTTTGGCTATGGATGTTGGCAATGAAAAAATGGGCGTTCAAATGAATGCAAAATATGGTTTTAAGCCTCACGCCAAGGATTATGATAACCATTATTTAAGAAAGCTCAACTTTTATGCGGATTACAAAAAGAAGCCGAATGTCTTTATGGCTAATTTTGTCCTCTTTTATAAATTTCTTAAAAATTGGGAAGCAAACTTAGGTGCTGATGCTGCTCTTATCAGGATGGATGGAAGGACTTGGGAGAATAGCTCTTCTAATTGGGATTTAGACCAAAGCATAGATACCAAGCAGTTTATTTACTGGATGGGAGTGGGGTACAAGTTTTAA
- a CDS encoding DUF1646 family protein: MVIVGLFIILALVLFAPFSVKIIEEELEVFLFIMGCIAVTVTSQWSIPLVKEALVEPIKITLAVFLAGLVFFVLKKFIKNKVNKIADKIGIKLFSFLLIISLGFLSSIITAIIAALILVEIVTFLILDRKNEILLVVLACFAIGLGAALTPIGEPLSTITVSKLKGAPYYAGFLFLFQHLKFIIIPGILLFGISGFILMPKKRQNKYGLKEDKEEDVQDILIRTVKVYFFVVALIFLGQGFKPIVDTYIVRMPYQGLYWFNVVSAVLDNATLAAAEISPSLSLVQLKSILLGLLIAGGMLIPGNIPNIIAAGKLKIKSSEWAKIGVPLGLLVMFICFFLL, from the coding sequence ATGGTTATTGTCGGGTTATTTATTATTTTAGCTCTTGTTTTATTCGCTCCTTTTTCGGTAAAAATTATTGAGGAGGAGCTCGAGGTTTTTCTTTTTATTATGGGATGTATTGCGGTTACGGTTACATCGCAATGGAGCATCCCTTTGGTTAAAGAGGCTTTGGTTGAGCCGATAAAGATAACTCTTGCGGTTTTTCTTGCCGGTTTAGTTTTTTTTGTCCTTAAGAAATTTATTAAAAATAAGGTAAATAAGATTGCCGATAAAATTGGCATAAAACTTTTTTCTTTCCTTTTGATAATTTCTCTTGGGTTCTTATCAAGTATTATCACCGCTATCATCGCAGCTCTTATCCTTGTTGAAATAGTTACTTTTTTGATATTGGATAGGAAGAACGAGATTTTGTTAGTGGTTCTTGCTTGTTTTGCTATCGGTTTAGGCGCCGCTTTAACTCCGATAGGAGAGCCGCTCTCAACTATTACCGTATCAAAGCTTAAGGGAGCTCCTTATTATGCCGGCTTCTTATTTTTATTCCAGCACCTTAAGTTTATTATAATTCCGGGGATTCTTTTATTTGGTATTTCAGGCTTTATTTTAATGCCAAAAAAGCGCCAAAATAAATATGGTTTAAAAGAGGACAAGGAAGAAGATGTGCAGGATATCTTAATAAGAACGGTTAAGGTTTATTTTTTTGTTGTAGCTCTAATTTTTCTCGGGCAGGGATTTAAGCCCATAGTTGATACCTATATTGTAAGGATGCCTTATCAGGGGCTTTATTGGTTTAATGTTGTTTCAGCTGTTTTGGATAATGCAACTTTGGCTGCTGCTGAAATAAGCCCAAGCTTAAGTTTGGTTCAATTAAAGTCAATTCTGTTGGGCTTATTGATAGCAGGTGGGATGCTTATACCGGGTAATATTCCAAATATTATTGCTGCAGGTAAGCTTAAGATAAAAAGCTCGGAATGGGCTAAAATTGGTGTTCCACTCGGCTTGCTGGTAATGTTTATATGTTTCTTCTTGTTGTAA
- a CDS encoding rhodanese-like domain-containing protein: MMKDIKMKQFSAGSCYSYILHSKGEALIIDPHISLLDEYKAYLEKNTLNLKYIIDTHTHADHFSLAAVLKKELNAPVLMYEKAISGVVDKRLKDNEEIKLGESIVKILYSPGHTDDAISILADGMLFTADVLLIGSVGRTDFQNGSPESMFDTLQRIKSLPENTIIYPGHDYHGKYSSTLKSELKSNPFLMEIDKGIFVANMRSKQIPKPFNIDNIIRVNQKGEAAVLEMISVKEAQEDLVRNPKVKLLDVRSVLEFSQEHIKGALNVPIDMLKLRLAEFSQPDLSYIVLCRTGNRSPMAADMLIQSGIKGVKIMKGGMTEWKKEHLPVEKGEGGISLERQVRLIAGAIILSGILLSLFLHPGFIAISIFVCCGLIYSGITDNCYMGMLLMKLPYNKKLYKTKLGGGTCAMG, from the coding sequence ATGATGAAGGATATTAAAATGAAACAGTTCTCCGCAGGCAGTTGTTATTCTTATATTCTGCATTCTAAAGGCGAAGCTTTAATAATTGACCCGCATATTAGCCTGCTTGATGAATACAAAGCATATTTAGAGAAGAATACTTTAAATTTAAAATATATTATTGATACCCATACTCATGCAGACCATTTTTCTTTAGCAGCAGTTCTTAAAAAAGAATTAAATGCTCCAGTTTTAATGTACGAAAAAGCAATTTCAGGCGTAGTTGACAAGCGGCTTAAGGATAATGAAGAAATTAAACTTGGGGAATCTATTGTAAAAATATTATATAGCCCCGGGCATACGGACGATGCAATTAGTATCCTTGCAGATGGAATGCTTTTTACCGCAGATGTGCTTTTGATAGGAAGCGTTGGCCGCACCGATTTCCAGAATGGCTCACCCGAGTCAATGTTTGATACTCTGCAGCGTATTAAATCTTTGCCAGAAAATACAATTATTTATCCGGGGCATGATTACCATGGAAAATATTCTTCTACTCTCAAGTCTGAGCTTAAATCAAACCCTTTTTTAATGGAAATTGACAAGGGTATATTTGTTGCCAATATGCGTTCTAAGCAGATTCCTAAACCGTTTAATATTGATAATATTATTCGTGTTAACCAGAAGGGAGAAGCTGCGGTTTTAGAGATGATTTCAGTAAAAGAGGCTCAGGAAGATTTAGTGAGAAACCCGAAGGTTAAATTGTTAGATGTCCGATCAGTGCTGGAGTTTTCTCAGGAACATATAAAAGGAGCATTAAATGTTCCTATTGATATGCTTAAGTTGAGGCTGGCTGAATTTAGCCAGCCGGATTTATCTTATATTGTGCTTTGCCGGACGGGGAATCGTTCTCCGATGGCTGCTGATATGCTTATTCAGTCGGGAATCAAGGGCGTCAAAATCATGAAAGGTGGGATGACTGAATGGAAAAAAGAACATCTGCCGGTTGAAAAAGGAGAGGGCGGGATCTCTCTTGAGCGGCAAGTGCGTTTGATTGCAGGGGCAATTATTTTGTCAGGCATTTTATTGTCTTTATTCTTGCATCCGGGATTTATTGCAATATCAATATTTGTGTGCTGCGGCCTAATCTATTCCGGGATTACCGACAATTGTTACATGGGTATGCTTTTGATGAAGCTTCCTTACAATAAGAAACTTTATAAAACTAAGCTTGGCGGCGGCACTTGTGCAATGGGCTAA
- a CDS encoding thiamine pyrophosphate-binding protein, which produces MKISEYLIKSIEDTGTRHVFGIQGDYILNFYNQLCESNLRVVNTCTEQGAGFAADAYARITGFGVVCVTYGVGGLSLANSTAQAFAERSPVLVISGAPGVSERQHNPLLHHKISSFQAQLNIFREMTVAQAVLEDSNTAGSEINRVINAIKETKRPGYIELPRDMVNEETYELVLPLKEPLPIDQNIIDQACHKALDMIAKAKRPIIIAGVEVHRFGLQELLLRFITRSGLPFVTGVLGKSVIAENHPQFIGVYAGAMSPENVRSAVEDSDCVIAIGPLITDLATGMFSYHINPNQAIVSSPDSLFVGSQSYPGISMGKFLELITLLPQPKLTSQSLNNYEIPSFVPEPDKAVSVERLIVCVNSFITDDTVVIADVGDTLFAGLDLRVHGKTEFFSPAYYASLGFAIPAASGVQFAMPKKRVVILVGDGSFQMSAAELSVAARYQLNPVVIVFNNGGYSTFRSMIDGEFNDVQPWRYAEIVKVIGAGEGYTVSKEEELSAALLAAKNNNSSPTIIDVRLEKNDCSERLRKLTDKLKKRV; this is translated from the coding sequence ATGAAAATTAGTGAATATTTAATTAAGTCAATTGAGGATACAGGTACGCGGCACGTATTCGGCATACAGGGAGATTATATTCTTAATTTTTATAATCAGCTTTGTGAAAGTAATCTTAGGGTTGTTAATACTTGCACAGAGCAAGGCGCTGGTTTTGCCGCGGATGCTTACGCCCGGATAACAGGGTTTGGGGTGGTATGTGTTACGTATGGCGTCGGTGGCCTTAGTTTAGCTAATAGTACGGCACAGGCATTTGCTGAGAGGTCTCCTGTTTTAGTAATTAGCGGTGCACCGGGAGTCTCTGAACGCCAACATAATCCTCTGCTTCATCATAAGATCAGTTCTTTTCAGGCACAGCTTAATATTTTTAGAGAGATGACAGTAGCGCAGGCTGTTTTGGAAGATTCTAATACCGCAGGTTCTGAAATTAATCGTGTAATTAATGCCATTAAGGAAACAAAGCGGCCGGGTTATATTGAGTTGCCCCGGGATATGGTAAATGAAGAAACCTATGAGTTGGTTTTACCTTTGAAAGAACCGTTGCCCATAGACCAGAATATTATTGACCAAGCTTGCCACAAGGCATTGGATATGATTGCTAAAGCCAAGCGGCCAATTATAATCGCTGGTGTTGAGGTTCATCGTTTTGGGTTACAGGAACTTTTGTTAAGATTTATTACGCGCTCAGGATTGCCTTTTGTAACAGGGGTCTTAGGAAAATCGGTAATTGCAGAAAACCATCCTCAGTTTATCGGAGTCTATGCCGGAGCTATGAGCCCGGAGAATGTAAGATCTGCAGTAGAAGATTCTGATTGTGTTATTGCTATTGGGCCACTTATAACTGATTTGGCTACAGGCATGTTTTCATATCATATTAATCCAAATCAAGCTATAGTTTCATCACCGGACAGCCTCTTTGTAGGGTCTCAGTCATATCCTGGTATTAGTATGGGGAAATTTCTTGAACTTATAACTTTGCTGCCGCAACCCAAGCTAACTTCTCAGTCATTAAATAATTATGAAATTCCTTCATTTGTCCCAGAACCTGATAAGGCAGTATCCGTAGAGCGGCTTATTGTTTGTGTTAATTCTTTTATCACTGACGATACTGTTGTGATAGCTGATGTTGGAGATACTTTGTTTGCAGGGCTTGATTTGCGTGTTCATGGTAAAACTGAATTTTTTTCTCCTGCTTATTATGCTTCTTTAGGTTTTGCAATCCCGGCAGCTTCTGGTGTCCAGTTTGCTATGCCTAAAAAGCGCGTAGTTATTCTTGTTGGGGATGGATCTTTTCAAATGTCAGCGGCAGAATTATCTGTCGCCGCGCGTTATCAATTAAACCCGGTTGTTATTGTTTTTAACAATGGTGGTTACAGCACATTTCGTTCGATGATAGATGGAGAATTTAATGATGTCCAGCCCTGGCGATACGCGGAGATTGTTAAAGTTATCGGAGCAGGGGAGGGGTATACTGTTTCAAAGGAAGAAGAGCTATCAGCTGCTCTTTTGGCTGCCAAGAATAATAATTCTTCTCCTACTATTATAGATGTAAGACTTGAAAAGAATGATTGTTCTGAAAGATTAAGAAAGCTGACAGATAAACTTAAAAAGCGGGTATAG